The following coding sequences lie in one Euzebyales bacterium genomic window:
- a CDS encoding ABC transporter substrate-binding protein, whose amino-acid sequence MPAVRNRAWGVGRAGCRLLTLVVLALLAAACSLPAPSSTGAGPDDLVWAVGGASAAPGAVNDRIAKLYTEQDPSRPAVQLVPLPDEADLQREQMAYELQAQSPTFDVLGLDVIWTGEFAVNGWIEKLEDRRSDLEGVVLDSALESALHEEEVWAAPFNTNAGFLYYRTDLVDEPPKTWDELATMAKEIGQKEGIGGYVGQGSQYEGLVVNYLELVWGAGGELVNEDGSQAVLEENEAGQRALEFMQTALEDGTYAPGFNTMLEEEGRNTFQSGDAVFMRNWPYAYALMQGEDEENPSAVKGKFDIAPLPTFTGDGTVSALGGFNLAVNAYSEKIDQAKDFVVWAATDPEAQKMLAEDSLPPTREDVYDELSDDPVMSLLAEILPQSKPRPPVPAYNFLSQDIQQSIFPAYNGDAPVGPTISGLNAELNSQLEG is encoded by the coding sequence GTGCCAGCTGTTCGAAATCGAGCGTGGGGCGTCGGGCGGGCAGGTTGCAGGCTCCTGACGCTGGTCGTGCTCGCACTGCTCGCGGCCGCGTGCAGCCTGCCGGCGCCGTCGTCGACCGGTGCGGGACCCGATGACCTGGTGTGGGCCGTCGGTGGCGCGTCCGCCGCACCGGGCGCCGTGAACGACAGGATCGCCAAGCTCTACACCGAGCAGGACCCGTCGCGTCCTGCCGTGCAGCTGGTCCCGCTGCCGGACGAAGCGGACCTGCAGCGCGAGCAGATGGCCTACGAGCTGCAGGCGCAGAGCCCCACGTTCGACGTCCTCGGCCTCGACGTGATCTGGACGGGCGAGTTCGCGGTCAACGGCTGGATCGAGAAGCTCGAGGACCGACGCAGCGACCTCGAGGGTGTGGTGCTCGACTCGGCGCTGGAGTCCGCCCTGCACGAGGAGGAGGTGTGGGCGGCACCGTTCAACACCAATGCCGGCTTCTTGTACTATCGCACCGACCTCGTCGACGAGCCACCCAAGACCTGGGACGAGCTGGCGACGATGGCCAAGGAGATCGGTCAGAAGGAGGGCATCGGCGGGTACGTCGGTCAGGGCTCCCAGTACGAGGGGCTTGTCGTCAACTACCTGGAGCTCGTGTGGGGCGCCGGCGGCGAGCTGGTGAACGAGGATGGCAGCCAGGCCGTGCTGGAGGAGAACGAGGCCGGGCAACGGGCGCTCGAGTTCATGCAGACCGCGCTGGAGGACGGCACCTATGCCCCCGGCTTCAACACCATGCTGGAGGAGGAGGGGCGCAACACCTTCCAGAGCGGCGACGCCGTGTTCATGCGCAACTGGCCGTACGCCTACGCGCTGATGCAGGGTGAGGACGAGGAGAACCCGAGCGCCGTGAAGGGCAAGTTCGACATCGCGCCGCTGCCCACCTTCACGGGGGATGGCACCGTGTCGGCGCTCGGTGGGTTCAACCTCGCGGTCAACGCCTACTCGGAGAAGATTGACCAGGCCAAGGACTTCGTCGTCTGGGCCGCGACCGACCCGGAGGCCCAGAAGATGCTCGCCGAGGACTCGCTGCCGCCGACCCGCGAGGACGTCTACGACGAGCTGTCCGACGACCCGGTGATGAGCCTGCTGGCGGAGATCCTTCCCCAGTCGAAGCCGCGTCCTCCGGTCCCCGCGTACAACTTCCTGAGCCAGGACATCCAGCAGTCGATCTTCCCGGCGTACAACGGCGACGCGCCAGTGGGGCCGACGATCAGTGGACTGAACGCCGAGCTGAACAGCCAGCTGGAGGGCTAG
- a CDS encoding acyl-CoA dehydrogenase family protein: MSVGAARSGPSAPSFVKPLFLGEMHEGLVAPYPRMDAEEQSRVDALVADLHAWADEHYDARAVEEARWIDDDVLGALGEMGMLGLYVDRELGGLGLSQTAYCRMFEAISEIDPTLGIVLGVHQSIGYKGIHLFGSDEQKQRFLPELASGRRLAAFALTEPNAGSDAYHLECTAELQADGSYVLNGDKRYIGNGSRADVLTTFARTPSGAHVALLVESDTDGFEVGERYDTMGLRANDLRRLSFRDVRVPRANVLGSEGQGFAIAMEILNNGRMSLGTASVAAARNLTDMAIGHVTQREQFGRPLAEFELVQDKIGWMVAYTYGLEAMAYLTTGMVDRGLADYSLESAIVKVAGTDFIWEAANRAFQLAGGKAYLRTEPYEKVLRDIRIFPIFEGANDVLRSFIALNGIEPVAAQLSGLSHLNLRDPVNAVGVVADYVGDMLRRRVQPPRLTVAHERFDAHARAVSDQVEQLRSVTERLLRRHGEAIKVRGAQHKRLTAAVTDIYAQIATLARVTDVLARPEQGMVGDEPYIAETFCVRAAERVRRQFEQIEQNDDERAFRIAEAAYERARYHHSV, from the coding sequence ATGAGCGTCGGCGCCGCACGCTCCGGGCCGAGCGCACCATCGTTCGTCAAGCCGTTGTTCCTGGGTGAGATGCACGAGGGGCTCGTGGCGCCCTACCCCAGGATGGACGCCGAAGAGCAGTCACGCGTCGACGCGCTGGTGGCGGACCTGCACGCGTGGGCTGACGAGCACTACGACGCGCGGGCGGTCGAGGAGGCGCGCTGGATCGACGACGACGTACTGGGCGCGCTGGGCGAGATGGGCATGCTCGGCCTGTACGTCGACCGGGAGCTCGGTGGCCTCGGGCTCAGCCAGACGGCGTACTGCCGGATGTTCGAGGCGATCAGCGAGATCGACCCCACCTTGGGCATCGTGCTGGGCGTGCACCAGTCGATCGGCTACAAGGGCATCCACCTGTTCGGCTCCGACGAGCAGAAGCAGCGGTTCCTGCCCGAGCTGGCGAGTGGTCGCCGGCTCGCAGCCTTCGCGTTGACGGAACCGAACGCCGGCTCCGACGCCTACCACCTGGAGTGCACCGCCGAGTTGCAGGCCGACGGCTCGTACGTGTTGAACGGCGACAAGCGCTACATCGGCAACGGCTCGCGCGCCGACGTGCTGACGACGTTCGCCCGCACCCCGTCGGGCGCGCACGTCGCGCTGCTGGTCGAGAGCGACACCGACGGCTTCGAGGTCGGCGAGCGGTACGACACGATGGGACTGCGGGCCAACGACCTGCGTCGCCTGTCGTTCCGTGACGTGCGGGTCCCCAGGGCGAACGTGCTCGGCTCTGAGGGGCAGGGCTTCGCCATCGCGATGGAGATCCTCAACAACGGGCGCATGTCGCTGGGCACGGCGTCGGTGGCCGCGGCACGCAACCTCACCGACATGGCGATCGGCCACGTCACGCAGCGCGAGCAGTTCGGTCGACCACTCGCTGAGTTCGAGCTCGTGCAGGACAAGATCGGCTGGATGGTCGCCTACACCTACGGGCTGGAGGCGATGGCGTACCTGACCACCGGCATGGTCGACCGCGGCCTCGCCGACTACTCGCTCGAGTCGGCGATCGTCAAGGTCGCCGGCACCGACTTCATCTGGGAGGCCGCCAACCGGGCGTTCCAGCTGGCCGGCGGCAAGGCCTACCTGCGCACCGAGCCGTACGAGAAGGTGCTCCGCGACATCCGCATCTTCCCGATCTTCGAGGGCGCGAACGACGTGCTGCGCAGCTTCATCGCGCTCAACGGCATCGAACCGGTCGCGGCGCAGCTGTCGGGGCTGTCGCACCTGAACCTGCGTGACCCCGTCAACGCGGTGGGCGTCGTGGCGGACTACGTCGGCGACATGCTGCGACGGCGGGTCCAACCGCCACGGCTGACCGTCGCGCACGAACGGTTCGACGCGCACGCGCGGGCGGTCAGCGACCAGGTCGAACAGTTGCGGTCGGTGACCGAGAGGCTGCTGCGCCGGCACGGCGAGGCGATCAAGGTGCGGGGCGCCCAGCACAAGCGCCTGACCGCGGCCGTGACCGACATCTACGCGCAGATCGCGACGCTGGCACGGGTCACCGATGTGCTCGCCCGGCCCGAGCAGGGCATGGTCGGCGACGAGCCGTACATCGCGGAGACGTTCTGCGTGCGCGCCGCCGAGCGGGTGCGCCGCCAGTTCGAGCAGATCGAGCAGAACGACGACGAGCGCGCGTTTCGGATCGCCGAGGCGGCCTACGAGCGTGCCCGTTACCACCACAGCGTCTGA
- a CDS encoding 3-hydroxyacyl-CoA dehydrogenase NAD-binding domain-containing protein, which produces MTQTASDLATLERHGDVAVLLLDVPGASMNTLRTEFIADIEQLLDEVEADPDVRGLVIASGKPDSFIAGADLEMLAGADSHGEQLSREGQRVFDRIEGSTTPVVAAVHGACLGGGSELAMACHGRIATNDPSTRFGQPEVLIGLIPGAGGTQRLPRLVGIEHALDIILTGREMSASRARRIGLVDDVVHPAILIDVACDRARELAADRAADGRRRDLIARVRGALLEDNPAGRAVLFRQAEAGVRARTHGNLPAPLRAIEVVRVGVEQGPRAGYAAEAQAFGELVGTTQAHNLIRVADMRQQLRREARAAAGSAGEVAKVAIVGAGLMGAGIAAVTVSRAHLPVRLKDLDRGALRRGLRSIHSYLDQRVARRRISAHERDRLLSLLHPTTDHRGFGRVDLVIEAVVEDLGVKHRVLKELAEVTHPDTVIATNTSSIPIDQIADGHPRPELVVGMHYFSPVPRVPLLEVVQGPRTADWVTATAVDVGRRQGMTVVVVGDGPGFYTSRILGPYVNEAAHLLADGATVDAIDGALERQGFPVGPFRLIDEVGIDVATKISAILTEGLGDRMAPPPAMAAVVEDDRQGRKNGRGFYTYTDDGDGGWVRGEVDTGIYRLIIRSTRPVPEADEIADRALLAMVNEALWTLGDGVLRSTRDGDAAAIFGLGFPPHLGGPFRYVDDRGPAVVLERLRALAEAHGERFAPAPVLVDVVDRGATFTRGDGER; this is translated from the coding sequence GTGACCCAGACCGCCAGCGACCTGGCCACCCTCGAGCGCCACGGCGACGTCGCCGTGCTGCTGCTCGACGTGCCCGGCGCATCCATGAACACGCTGCGCACCGAGTTCATCGCCGACATCGAACAACTGCTCGACGAGGTCGAGGCCGACCCGGACGTGCGTGGGCTGGTGATCGCCAGCGGGAAGCCGGACAGCTTCATCGCCGGCGCCGACCTCGAGATGCTGGCCGGCGCGGACTCGCACGGCGAGCAGCTCTCGCGTGAGGGCCAGCGGGTGTTCGACCGCATCGAGGGGTCGACGACGCCCGTGGTCGCGGCGGTGCACGGCGCCTGCCTGGGTGGTGGCAGCGAGCTCGCGATGGCCTGCCACGGGCGCATCGCCACAAACGACCCGTCCACCCGGTTCGGCCAGCCCGAGGTGCTGATCGGCCTCATCCCCGGTGCCGGCGGTACCCAGCGCCTGCCACGTCTGGTCGGCATCGAACACGCCCTTGACATCATCCTGACCGGCCGCGAGATGTCAGCGTCACGCGCCCGTCGTATCGGCCTGGTCGACGACGTCGTGCACCCGGCGATCCTCATCGACGTCGCGTGTGACCGCGCGCGTGAGCTGGCCGCCGACCGTGCCGCCGATGGGCGCCGGCGTGATCTGATCGCGCGCGTGCGGGGCGCGCTGCTCGAGGACAACCCGGCCGGTCGCGCAGTGCTGTTCCGTCAGGCCGAGGCCGGGGTCCGGGCACGCACGCACGGCAACCTGCCGGCCCCGTTGCGTGCCATCGAGGTGGTGCGCGTGGGCGTGGAGCAGGGGCCGCGTGCGGGGTACGCCGCCGAGGCGCAGGCATTCGGCGAACTGGTCGGCACCACGCAGGCGCACAACCTCATCCGCGTCGCCGACATGCGTCAGCAACTGCGTCGCGAGGCACGCGCTGCCGCCGGATCCGCGGGCGAGGTGGCCAAGGTCGCGATCGTCGGCGCCGGACTGATGGGTGCCGGCATCGCGGCGGTCACCGTCAGCCGTGCCCATCTCCCCGTGCGCCTGAAGGATCTCGACCGCGGCGCGTTGCGGCGTGGTCTGCGGTCGATCCACAGCTACCTGGACCAGCGCGTGGCGCGACGGCGCATCAGCGCGCACGAGCGGGACCGCCTCCTGTCGCTGCTGCACCCCACGACCGACCATCGCGGGTTCGGTCGCGTCGATCTGGTGATCGAGGCCGTCGTCGAGGACCTCGGCGTCAAGCACCGGGTGCTCAAGGAGCTCGCCGAGGTCACCCACCCTGACACCGTCATCGCCACCAACACGTCGTCGATCCCGATCGACCAGATCGCGGACGGGCATCCACGTCCTGAGCTGGTCGTGGGCATGCACTACTTCTCGCCCGTGCCGCGGGTGCCGCTGCTGGAGGTCGTCCAAGGCCCCCGGACCGCTGACTGGGTGACCGCGACCGCGGTCGATGTCGGTCGCCGGCAGGGCATGACGGTCGTCGTCGTCGGCGACGGCCCCGGCTTCTACACGTCACGGATCCTCGGCCCCTACGTCAACGAGGCGGCGCACCTGCTGGCCGACGGCGCGACCGTCGACGCGATCGACGGGGCGCTGGAACGTCAGGGCTTCCCGGTCGGCCCGTTCCGCCTGATCGACGAGGTCGGCATCGACGTCGCGACGAAGATCTCGGCCATCCTGACCGAGGGCCTCGGCGACCGCATGGCTCCCCCGCCGGCCATGGCCGCGGTCGTGGAGGACGATCGACAGGGACGCAAGAACGGGCGCGGCTTCTACACCTACACCGACGACGGCGACGGCGGCTGGGTCCGTGGCGAAGTCGACACCGGCATCTACCGGTTGATCATCCGGTCCACCCGTCCCGTCCCCGAAGCCGACGAGATCGCCGACCGCGCGCTGCTGGCGATGGTCAACGAGGCGCTGTGGACGCTCGGCGACGGGGTGCTGCGTTCGACCCGCGACGGCGACGCGGCCGCGATCTTCGGGCTGGGCTTCCCGCCTCACCTCGGTGGCCCGTTCCGCTACGTCGACGACCGGGGTCCCGCGGTCGTGCTCGAGCGGCTCCGCGCGTTGGCGGAGGCGCACGGCGAGCGGTTCGCGCCGGCGCCCGTGCTGGTCGACGTCGTCGACCGTGGTGCCACGTTCACGCGGGGTGATGGCGAGCGATGA
- the fadI gene encoding acetyl-CoA C-acyltransferase FadI — protein MAATSTSPRRVAIVDGVRTPFARRSGELAELSAIDLGRHVVSEVVDRNDVDPESVDQVVFGQVILDPSTPNIAREVVLGTGLPPTVEAYSVSKACITSYQTTVNVAQAIAAGVIDCGVAGGAESASHVPVLVSPALQDALRAAADARSLRARVRAFADLRPADLAPRPPDLTEPSTQETMGESAERMAKINGIDRTGQDDFAHRSHVLAARAWDEGRLTDEVVPVDVPPAYERTVDVDTTVRFDSDRRRYDDLKPVFDRRHGSLTAGNSSPLTDGAAALLLMSEERAQAEDREPLGFIRSYAFTALDPSDQLLLGPVSATPLALQRAGVAFDDLDLIDLHEAFAAQVLSVTRAFASAELCKRYAGLDEPIGEVDWSIVNPLGGSIALGHPFAATGARQISQTLRELRRRGGGVALCSACAAGGMGAAMILEA, from the coding sequence TTGGCCGCCACATCCACCTCACCCCGTCGCGTCGCCATCGTCGACGGCGTCCGTACGCCGTTCGCCAGGCGGTCCGGCGAGCTCGCCGAACTGAGCGCGATCGATCTCGGCCGCCATGTCGTGTCCGAGGTGGTCGACCGCAACGACGTCGACCCCGAGTCGGTCGACCAGGTCGTGTTCGGGCAGGTGATCCTCGACCCGAGCACGCCCAACATCGCGCGGGAGGTGGTGCTCGGCACGGGACTGCCGCCGACGGTCGAGGCGTACAGCGTCAGCAAGGCCTGCATCACCAGCTACCAGACCACCGTGAACGTCGCGCAGGCGATCGCGGCCGGCGTCATCGACTGCGGCGTGGCCGGCGGGGCGGAGTCGGCGAGCCACGTGCCGGTTCTGGTGTCACCGGCGCTGCAGGACGCGCTGCGCGCCGCGGCCGACGCACGGTCGCTGCGCGCCAGGGTCCGGGCGTTCGCCGATCTGCGGCCGGCGGACCTGGCGCCCCGCCCGCCGGATCTGACCGAGCCGTCGACGCAGGAGACGATGGGTGAGTCCGCCGAGCGCATGGCCAAGATCAATGGCATCGATCGCACCGGCCAGGATGACTTCGCGCACCGCAGCCACGTGCTGGCCGCGCGGGCCTGGGACGAGGGCAGACTGACCGACGAAGTCGTTCCGGTCGACGTGCCTCCCGCCTATGAGCGGACAGTCGACGTCGACACCACGGTCCGCTTCGACAGCGACCGACGTCGCTATGACGACCTGAAGCCGGTCTTCGACCGCAGGCACGGGTCGTTGACCGCCGGCAACAGCTCACCGCTGACCGACGGTGCCGCCGCGCTGCTGCTGATGAGCGAGGAGCGTGCCCAGGCGGAGGACCGGGAGCCACTCGGGTTCATCCGCAGCTACGCGTTCACCGCGCTCGATCCGTCCGACCAGCTGCTGCTCGGACCGGTCAGCGCCACACCGCTCGCGCTGCAGCGCGCGGGTGTCGCGTTCGACGATCTCGACCTGATCGACCTCCACGAGGCGTTCGCCGCACAGGTGCTGTCGGTCACACGCGCGTTTGCGTCCGCCGAGCTGTGCAAGCGCTACGCGGGGCTCGACGAGCCGATCGGCGAGGTCGACTGGAGCATCGTCAACCCTCTGGGTGGATCGATCGCGCTGGGACACCCGTTCGCCGCGACCGGTGCCCGGCAGATCTCCCAGACGTTGCGCGAGCTGCGTCGCCGCGGCGGCGGCGTCGCGCTGTGCAGCGCCTGTGCCGCGGGCGGCATGGGCGCCGCCATGATCCTGGAGGCGTGA
- a CDS encoding Rdx family protein: MLDPTHSIAIEYCVPUNYTARAVGLAAEVLDGWAPLIADLRLVPASGGRFEVTLDGELIFSKKTLGRHAEPGEIVDLLRARVGAEVLDR; this comes from the coding sequence ATGCTGGATCCCACGCACTCGATCGCGATCGAGTACTGCGTCCCTTGAAACTACACCGCACGCGCCGTCGGTCTGGCGGCGGAGGTGTTGGACGGGTGGGCGCCGCTGATCGCCGACCTGCGACTCGTCCCGGCGAGCGGTGGACGCTTCGAGGTCACCCTCGACGGTGAACTGATCTTCTCCAAGAAGACCCTCGGCCGCCACGCCGAGCCCGGCGAGATCGTCGACCTGCTGCGGGCGCGCGTGGGCGCCGAGGTACTCGACCGCTGA